The following proteins come from a genomic window of Thermoproteus sp.:
- the ribH gene encoding 6,7-dimethyl-8-ribityllumazine synthase — protein MVKLALVVAEFNYDVTQLMLQKALDHAKFLGAEVTYVVKAPGVFDVPTLLIDLVKKEDVDAVAVLGAVIQGATKHDEVVANQAARKILDISVESGKPVALGVIGPGANRMQALERVEEYARRAVEAAVKMARRKAKLKEAKYAGSTVFIE, from the coding sequence ATGGTCAAGCTGGCGTTAGTGGTGGCTGAATTCAACTACGACGTGACTCAGCTCATGTTGCAGAAGGCTCTAGACCACGCCAAATTCCTGGGCGCCGAGGTCACCTATGTCGTGAAGGCGCCGGGGGTCTTCGACGTCCCTACCCTCTTGATAGATTTGGTGAAGAAGGAGGACGTGGACGCGGTGGCGGTGCTCGGCGCGGTGATACAAGGCGCCACTAAACACGACGAGGTCGTGGCCAATCAAGCTGCGAGGAAGATACTAGATATATCTGTGGAGAGCGGAAAGCCTGTGGCTTTAGGCGTGATAGGGCCCGGCGCCAATAGGATGCAGGCCCTCGAGAGGGTCGAGGAGTATGCGCGGAGGGCCGTCGAGGCGGCGGTCAAAATGGCTAGAAGGAAGGCGAAATTGAAGGAGGCCAAATACGCCGGATCTACTGTGTTTATTGAGTAG
- a CDS encoding HTH domain-containing protein, with the protein MPEGVKNKVYQFLTQNPGKEFTAEEIAKAIGVDRVAIVKAQLTRLKKEGKVEETVDHRFKAK; encoded by the coding sequence ATGCCCGAGGGCGTTAAGAATAAAGTATATCAATTCTTGACCCAAAACCCGGGCAAGGAGTTCACGGCGGAGGAAATAGCGAAAGCCATAGGGGTGGACCGCGTGGCCATAGTCAAGGCCCAGCTGACTAGGCTCAAGAAGGAGGGGAAAGTAGAGGAGACAGTAGATCACAGATTTAAGGCGAAATAA
- a CDS encoding DMT family transporter, translating to MPVAITAISSASILIRLTNADPVAITFWRLAIATAITAAVAEASGRGIKIGGWWTSAAAAGAFLAVHFISWITSLFYTTIAISTTLVNLHPLVMLAVSRYGLAERITRRTALGVISSVAGSSLMFLAALRLGGTNPTGALLALIGALAFSGYLSVGRLVRSKADTLSYTMVAYGFAALFTLLASLLLRAKLFGYSPEVYLLFAAIAMVPMLLGHTIFNYLLGRYRAITVAVSALGEPVGATLLAIPIFGQMPTPSVLAGMALILAGVAVVSIEEVQPRKPLARASANMYD from the coding sequence TTGCCAGTAGCCATAACGGCGATATCTAGCGCATCAATTCTGATAAGGCTGACGAACGCCGATCCCGTCGCGATAACCTTCTGGCGGCTCGCCATAGCCACCGCGATAACCGCCGCGGTAGCCGAGGCATCAGGAAGAGGCATAAAGATAGGCGGTTGGTGGACCTCGGCGGCGGCCGCCGGGGCCTTCTTGGCGGTACATTTCATCTCTTGGATAACCTCGCTGTTCTACACCACAATAGCGATAAGCACCACCCTAGTGAACCTACACCCACTGGTCATGTTGGCGGTAAGCAGATATGGACTTGCAGAGAGAATCACGAGGAGGACGGCCCTTGGGGTCATCTCCTCGGTGGCCGGCAGCTCTCTAATGTTCCTAGCCGCCTTGAGGCTAGGCGGGACGAACCCGACGGGAGCGCTCTTGGCCCTAATAGGCGCACTTGCATTTTCCGGCTATCTATCTGTAGGGAGGCTAGTTAGATCTAAAGCCGACACTTTAAGCTATACAATGGTAGCCTACGGCTTCGCCGCGTTGTTCACGCTACTCGCCTCTCTACTACTGAGAGCCAAGCTCTTTGGCTACTCACCTGAGGTTTACCTCCTATTCGCCGCAATAGCCATGGTGCCCATGTTGTTGGGACACACCATCTTCAACTACCTGCTGGGGAGGTATAGAGCCATAACGGTCGCCGTGAGTGCACTCGGCGAGCCCGTCGGCGCCACGCTATTGGCGATACCTATCTTTGGCCAGATGCCGACGCCGAGCGTGCTGGCCGGCATGGCATTGATATTGGCCGGAGTCGCCGTTGTGTCGATCGAAGAGGTTCAGCCCAGAAAGCCCCTGGCACGCGCCTCGGCCAATATGTACGATTGA
- a CDS encoding polyprenyl synthetase family protein, translating to MSIPQEVLDALRRVKEDMDSIGQSVSDPTLRAAIRYYIETPGKMIRPLMLLFFTYILDPERLKDENIINAASILEVLHIVSLLQDDVIDKHDERRGVKTPRAVYGDSMSVIASDWLIAEAIERAMAIGSEAVRYLANIAKRLSEGQALDIKGLRREAAELKTAPLIEAAFVMPTIILKRRDLLRPAATLGRLLGVLYQYSDDMADEGARNEMTPIVEEIRSSMKSLRKLLGEKIQPLEKFIESIVARALEGTLTTAKL from the coding sequence GTGTCCATTCCTCAAGAGGTTTTAGATGCGTTGAGAAGAGTAAAGGAGGATATGGACTCCATAGGGCAGAGCGTCTCCGACCCCACGTTGAGGGCCGCCATACGTTACTACATAGAGACGCCGGGCAAAATGATAAGGCCCCTCATGTTGTTGTTCTTCACATATATATTGGACCCAGAGCGCCTTAAGGACGAAAATATCATAAACGCCGCGTCGATATTGGAAGTCCTCCACATAGTCTCTCTGCTCCAAGACGACGTGATCGACAAACACGACGAGAGGAGAGGCGTCAAGACGCCGCGGGCGGTCTACGGCGACAGCATGTCCGTAATAGCCAGCGATTGGCTCATAGCGGAGGCCATAGAGAGGGCCATGGCCATAGGCTCGGAGGCCGTGAGGTATCTAGCCAATATCGCCAAGAGGCTCTCGGAGGGGCAGGCCCTCGACATAAAGGGCCTGCGGAGAGAAGCCGCAGAGCTCAAAACGGCGCCGCTGATAGAGGCGGCCTTCGTCATGCCGACCATTATACTGAAGAGGAGAGACCTCTTGAGGCCCGCCGCCACTTTGGGCAGACTCCTCGGCGTCTTGTATCAATATTCCGACGATATGGCCGATGAGGGAGCTAGAAACGAAATGACGCCGATAGTAGAGGAGATTCGGAGTTCCATGAAGTCCCTGAGGAAGCTCCTAGGCGAGAAGATACAACCACTGGAGAAGTTCATAGAATCAATAGTGGCGAGGGCACTAGAGGGGACGTTGACGACAGCCAAACTTTAA
- the ppcA gene encoding phosphoenolpyruvate carboxylase yields the protein MYIPRLMCTQHPDSTIKISVEEEVEEAVSAYAIYGCDEVMSDFEGKGTPYIQPRDMVLRALKAGLPLGERFFITPRIPNPALEDFERSMLAMEAAVLADMRAHKEAGVHGVKWVVLPMSEDPEEVRLAAEMLAKKTAVYSGKAEIQLVPLVEDAFKHLRIADFIKAVVGEYLRRGVFLDYVRVFLGKSDSAVRHGHLASTLALRAALAVVDALNSEMDHEVVPILGMGSPPFRGGLNHPLLAPIEAAQYSGFSTATIQSAVRYDVPYQQYLTVRESILAFIGRRPDSSLSPAELASIVREASDSYRKLVAKYSDKIAEMASLIPSTRDRVSWRAYGRTISSGNVMVNVPRAIVFTAAWYAVGIPPTLLDAPYVLELYRRDRLDYLFKALPAFLQEIRLDAQYYDKKRAESLLGGDITRTVDEMLDVLGIKADRETPLPPFILSQSYILAEARARGFLG from the coding sequence ATGTATATACCCCGCCTGATGTGTACCCAACATCCGGACTCGACCATAAAGATTTCGGTGGAGGAGGAGGTCGAAGAGGCCGTGTCGGCCTATGCGATTTACGGTTGTGACGAGGTGATGTCCGACTTCGAGGGCAAGGGCACCCCCTACATACAGCCTAGAGATATGGTGCTCAGGGCGCTTAAGGCTGGGCTTCCTCTAGGCGAGCGTTTCTTCATTACGCCGAGGATACCCAATCCGGCGCTTGAGGATTTTGAGCGTAGTATGTTGGCGATGGAGGCGGCTGTCCTGGCGGACATGAGGGCCCACAAAGAGGCGGGCGTACATGGCGTCAAGTGGGTGGTCTTGCCTATGTCGGAGGACCCTGAGGAGGTGAGGCTTGCGGCTGAGATGTTGGCGAAGAAGACTGCCGTCTATTCCGGCAAGGCCGAAATCCAGCTGGTTCCGCTTGTCGAGGACGCGTTTAAACATCTGAGGATAGCTGACTTCATCAAGGCCGTTGTGGGTGAGTATTTGAGGCGGGGGGTCTTCCTGGACTATGTGAGGGTCTTTTTGGGCAAGTCGGACTCTGCTGTGCGCCACGGCCATCTGGCCTCGACTCTTGCCTTGAGGGCGGCCTTGGCAGTTGTGGACGCCTTGAATTCCGAGATGGATCACGAGGTGGTTCCCATATTGGGCATGGGCTCGCCGCCCTTTAGGGGCGGGCTGAACCACCCGCTCCTCGCGCCTATAGAGGCCGCGCAGTATTCGGGCTTCTCCACTGCGACTATACAGTCGGCCGTGCGTTACGACGTGCCCTATCAGCAATATCTGACGGTGAGGGAGTCTATACTCGCCTTTATAGGTCGCCGTCCCGACTCGTCGTTAAGTCCGGCGGAGCTCGCGTCGATTGTGAGGGAGGCGTCAGACTCCTACAGAAAGCTCGTGGCTAAATATAGCGACAAAATCGCTGAGATGGCATCGCTGATTCCTTCAACTAGGGATAGAGTTTCGTGGCGTGCCTATGGTAGGACTATTTCAAGTGGCAACGTTATGGTCAACGTGCCTCGCGCCATTGTCTTCACAGCGGCTTGGTATGCCGTAGGTATACCCCCCACTCTACTGGACGCGCCGTATGTCCTCGAACTCTATAGGCGGGATAGACTCGACTATTTGTTCAAGGCGCTTCCCGCCTTCCTGCAGGAGATAAGGCTGGACGCCCAATATTACGACAAGAAGAGGGCCGAATCGCTGTTGGGCGGAGATATAACTAGAACTGTCGACGAGATGTTGGACGTATTGGGAATTAAGGCCGACCGCGAGACGCCTCTTCCTCCCTTTATTTTATCTCAATCGTACATATTGGCCGAGGCGCGTGCCAGGGGCTTTCTGGGCTGA
- a CDS encoding DNA-binding protein — protein sequence MSLVFRVPPDVEVMQFLKRALAEAGLKSGFLIGLGSLKTARIAWYDQTNKKYIEKELEGGLEVASLTGNIALKDGEPFLHIHVVLGDREGRAYAGHLVSGISFHLEVMAIQSPRILERRYSEYHGLYIFE from the coding sequence ATGTCGCTGGTGTTTAGAGTCCCGCCAGACGTAGAAGTAATGCAGTTCCTCAAGAGGGCGCTGGCCGAGGCGGGGCTGAAGAGCGGATTCCTCATAGGCCTGGGCTCGCTCAAAACTGCAAGAATAGCTTGGTACGACCAAACCAATAAGAAGTATATCGAGAAGGAGTTGGAAGGCGGCCTCGAGGTGGCCTCTTTGACGGGAAACATAGCGCTTAAAGACGGCGAGCCGTTTTTACATATACACGTGGTACTCGGCGATCGGGAGGGCAGAGCCTACGCAGGGCATCTAGTCTCCGGCATATCCTTCCACTTGGAGGTCATGGCAATACAGTCGCCGAGAATTTTAGAGCGGAGGTACAGTGAGTACCACGGTCTTTACATATTTGAATGA
- a CDS encoding AbrB/MazE/SpoVT family DNA-binding domain-containing protein — MAVVKVTRNYQITIPAEVRRRLDIKEGDLLIVEVEGDRIVVRKARSELPRIRLGLDLTPDLIDKIIEEGVNE; from the coding sequence GTGGCTGTGGTGAAGGTCACTAGGAACTACCAGATAACCATTCCGGCTGAAGTCAGGAGGCGGCTCGACATCAAGGAGGGGGACCTCCTCATCGTGGAGGTTGAAGGCGATAGGATAGTCGTAAGGAAGGCGAGGAGCGAGCTACCGAGGATAAGGCTAGGCCTCGACCTCACCCCAGACCTCATCGATAAGATAATCGAAGAGGGCGTTAATGAGTGA
- a CDS encoding PIN domain-containing protein has product MSEAVVDTNALVYYIVEDSPNHLEAVEKLDALESWHLPTVVVHELAWFFKKAAPDRGAEILKALLDYKKVVVHCEDLPVLRRATTAGLAHYNDFVILHTAKKLGLPIVTFDIKMRKRAEALGVPII; this is encoded by the coding sequence ATGAGTGAAGCCGTCGTGGACACAAACGCGTTGGTATACTACATAGTCGAGGACTCGCCCAACCACCTGGAGGCCGTGGAGAAGCTAGACGCGTTGGAGAGCTGGCACCTGCCGACTGTAGTCGTCCACGAGCTGGCGTGGTTCTTCAAGAAGGCCGCCCCTGACAGGGGGGCCGAAATCCTAAAGGCCCTACTGGACTACAAGAAGGTCGTAGTCCACTGCGAAGATCTGCCCGTCCTCAGAAGGGCCACAACCGCCGGCCTGGCCCACTACAACGACTTCGTGATACTCCATACAGCCAAGAAGTTGGGGCTACCCATAGTCACTTTCGACATCAAGATGAGGAAAAGGGCAGAGGCTCTAGGCGTGCCTATAATCTAA
- a CDS encoding NCS2 family permease produces MSLDRFFQISERGSTARREVVAGLTTFLAMAYILFVNPSILTGGFELALSHALNMPMSQLASSQYGPLIESVRLGFTVATALAAGFATLVMALYARLPFALAPGMGENAFIGFTVVPAFTAALLSKQLAPASEAPLLAIYLALVSVFFNGVLFLIFSLGGIRRFIINSVPESIRLGISIGIGLFISLIGLSDIGLVTAGTGTPITINWSAFSTPGLYLGLAGALIAGALLSKRIPGAFLVAIIVVTLVGAALGLVTPPPTLTLTPSLTTSIANDLPRSFYLYFALFGLGFPIAFSLFLVDFFDGLGTITGLAMRAGLVKDGNIVGIDRALITDSLASIFAPFFGTSTTVIYVESATGIEQGGRTGLTALVVSLLFFASVALAPVFTIVPGFATGGVLVLVGLLFLGLAGRLSVMDDYTETVPAFLTIIGIPFTFSITAGIGLGFIFYVLLKLTAGKFADLKPGVIVIAILFAIFFALSAIGF; encoded by the coding sequence ATGAGTCTAGATAGGTTCTTCCAGATATCTGAGCGGGGTAGCACCGCGAGGAGGGAGGTGGTCGCTGGCCTTACGACATTTCTGGCTATGGCCTATATCCTCTTCGTGAACCCGAGTATTTTGACTGGAGGCTTCGAACTCGCATTAAGCCACGCCTTAAACATGCCGATGAGCCAACTGGCTAGTTCGCAATATGGGCCTCTCATAGAGAGCGTGAGGCTGGGATTCACCGTAGCCACTGCGCTGGCTGCAGGCTTCGCGACGCTTGTGATGGCCCTATACGCCCGCCTTCCCTTCGCCTTGGCGCCCGGCATGGGCGAAAACGCCTTTATAGGCTTCACGGTGGTTCCCGCCTTCACGGCGGCTTTGCTGTCTAAACAATTAGCTCCGGCGTCTGAGGCTCCATTGTTGGCAATATATTTAGCGCTCGTCTCGGTGTTCTTCAATGGGGTGCTCTTTCTGATTTTCTCGTTGGGTGGCATAAGGAGGTTCATAATAAATTCGGTGCCCGAGTCGATAAGGCTGGGGATCTCCATAGGCATAGGCCTCTTCATATCGCTCATAGGTCTCTCCGATATAGGTCTAGTCACGGCGGGGACGGGCACCCCCATAACCATAAACTGGTCGGCCTTCTCGACGCCCGGCCTATATTTGGGCCTCGCTGGCGCTCTAATAGCCGGCGCGCTTCTCTCCAAGAGGATCCCCGGGGCTTTTCTCGTGGCGATTATAGTGGTGACGCTAGTGGGGGCCGCGTTGGGCCTGGTGACCCCCCCGCCGACTTTGACGTTAACGCCGAGTCTGACCACCTCGATAGCTAATGACCTGCCGCGCTCGTTCTATCTGTACTTCGCGTTGTTCGGGCTGGGCTTCCCCATAGCCTTCTCGTTGTTTCTCGTCGACTTCTTCGATGGGCTGGGCACGATAACTGGCCTCGCCATGAGGGCCGGCTTGGTCAAAGACGGCAATATAGTCGGCATAGATAGAGCCTTGATAACCGACTCGCTGGCCTCAATTTTCGCCCCCTTCTTCGGCACGTCCACCACTGTCATATATGTCGAGAGCGCAACCGGTATAGAGCAGGGTGGGCGCACAGGCCTCACGGCGCTGGTGGTCTCCTTGTTGTTTTTCGCCTCTGTTGCGTTGGCTCCTGTATTCACTATAGTGCCTGGCTTCGCGACTGGCGGGGTCTTGGTGTTGGTGGGCCTCCTCTTCTTGGGCCTCGCGGGGAGGTTGTCGGTAATGGACGACTACACGGAGACCGTGCCGGCGTTTTTAACTATAATAGGGATACCGTTTACATTTAGTATAACGGCCGGCATAGGCCTTGGCTTTATCTTCTACGTGTTGTTGAAGTTGACGGCCGGCAAGTTCGCAGATTTAAAGCCCGGAGTGATCGTAATAGCGATACTGTTCGCCATATTCTTCGCCCTATCCGCCATAGGCTTCTAG